The Desulfovibrio sp. genome has a window encoding:
- a CDS encoding response regulator transcription factor has translation MSLTVFIIDDEGPVRRELKHLLGRIEDVAIVGEASSGTAALPEVRALQPDLVFLDIQMPGLSGLELSYLFGDLPKKPLLVFVTAYEEHAVRAFELDALDYILKPFTLDRLRKAVDKAKRYCRLDEESSALQPASGPGAIQERRIPLYDGERIVPTLPKHIFHVTSDDGRISVHAVHGRYTVKATITELEARLVPHGFFRAHRSHLVNLNHVAEILPWTGGSYKLIMSDRERTEILVSRYNAKDLKAHFDI, from the coding sequence ATGAGCCTGACGGTCTTCATCATAGACGACGAGGGGCCGGTCCGGCGCGAACTCAAGCATCTGCTCGGCCGCATCGAGGACGTGGCCATCGTTGGCGAGGCCTCCAGCGGTACGGCGGCCCTGCCCGAGGTAAGGGCCCTGCAACCCGACCTGGTGTTTCTAGACATCCAGATGCCCGGGCTCTCTGGCCTTGAGCTGTCCTACCTGTTCGGAGATCTGCCCAAAAAACCTCTGCTGGTGTTCGTTACGGCCTATGAAGAACACGCCGTGAGGGCGTTTGAATTGGACGCCCTGGACTACATCCTGAAGCCTTTCACGCTGGACAGGCTGCGCAAGGCCGTGGACAAGGCCAAGCGGTATTGCCGTCTGGATGAGGAGAGTTCCGCTCTCCAGCCCGCCTCCGGCCCCGGCGCCATCCAGGAGCGGCGAATCCCCCTGTACGACGGCGAGCGCATAGTGCCGACCCTTCCCAAACACATCTTCCACGTCACCAGCGATGACGGACGCATCAGCGTGCACGCCGTGCACGGGCGCTACACGGTCAAGGCCACCATCACGGAGTTGGAGGCCCGTCTCGTGCCTCATGGCTTTTTCCGGGCTCACCGCAGCCATCTGGTGAATTTGAACCATGTTGCCGAGATTCTCCCCTGGACCGGCGGCAGCTACAAGCTCATCATGAGCGACCGCGAACGCACGGAAATCCTGGTCAGCCGCTACAACGCCAAGGACCTGAAGGCGCATTTCGATATCTGA
- a CDS encoding lactate utilization protein → MFDLFKAKAEAVSAEVHRFASKGEALAFIKETFRTEQVADAPHSYAVWTECPFLKDVDTDELAKEFPGLKFSVTRDLAEQARIGITQMNWGLANTGSVCQNSSDPKERLASMLPWIHLAIIGTNQILPDMPTLLETVHPKDCAYLAIITGPSRTADIERVLTIGVHGPERLIIVCIDDLGGQN, encoded by the coding sequence ATGTTTGACCTTTTCAAAGCAAAAGCTGAAGCCGTGAGCGCGGAAGTGCACCGCTTCGCTTCCAAAGGCGAGGCCCTGGCCTTCATCAAGGAAACCTTCCGCACGGAACAGGTGGCCGATGCCCCCCATTCCTACGCGGTATGGACCGAATGTCCCTTTCTGAAGGATGTGGATACGGACGAGCTGGCCAAGGAATTCCCTGGGCTTAAGTTCAGTGTCACCCGGGATCTGGCCGAGCAGGCCAGGATCGGCATAACCCAGATGAACTGGGGTCTGGCCAACACCGGCAGCGTCTGCCAGAATTCCTCCGATCCCAAGGAACGCCTGGCTTCCATGCTGCCCTGGATACACCTGGCCATCATCGGCACCAATCAGATCCTGCCGGACATGCCCACGCTTCTCGAAACCGTTCACCCGAAAGATTGCGCCTATCTGGCCATAATCACCGGCCCCAGCCGCACGGCCGACATCGAGCGGGTGCTCACCATCGGCGTGCACGGGCCTGAGCGGTTGATCATAGTCTGCATCGACGACCTTGGAGGGCAAAACTAA
- a CDS encoding LUD domain-containing protein: MADTLFKQSVDKALHNANLSGALGRFSEAYAVARVKAYEGIDFEQLRERIAAIKGYAAEHLDELADQFAKAATARGAKVFRASSPQMVKDYIASLCREKGVKSIVKSKSMATEEIHLNQHLMAQGVQVNETDLGEWIIQLAGQTPSHMVMPAIHMTRDEVADLFSKEINERLTNDIPKLVKVARKELREKFLQADMGISGANMAIAETGTIGIITNEGNARLTTSLPKIHVAVVGLEKLIPTWADAAPILVALPKSATSQQLTSYVSFITGPTPNDDGSMKDVHIILMDNKRTEMAADPIFKQALQCIRCASCLNVCPVYRLVGGHVFGKVYTGGIGTILTAWFDELKKSEDIQGLCIQCGNCKQVCPGQIDIPALILEIRRRLAQEKGQGVVQKAIFSVVNNRTLFHAMLRTASKTQKLVGAKEGFIRHLPFFLSELSDFRSLPAIAEKPFRDVFDTIKQPVLQKKIAFYSGCLIDFAYPEMGEKLVSILNKAGYNVTFPKGQTCCGAPARYNGAYEVAASNATDNVNALLEEEVDYVISACPTCTGALKHEFIEVYESLGQRDKLPKARRLATKTVDFSTFVKQLVDEGKLTFKEGKTLGRITYHDSCHLKRTLHAEKEPRELLTQAGYQIDEMFECDMCCGMGGSYSLKFPEISKPILTRKLTNIKATGAPTVAMDCPGCVMQIKGGFDKEGARVQVKHTVELLDDLLK, from the coding sequence ATGGCTGACACACTCTTTAAACAATCAGTCGACAAGGCGTTGCACAACGCCAATCTGAGCGGAGCCCTGGGTCGCTTCTCCGAGGCCTACGCCGTGGCCAGGGTCAAGGCCTACGAAGGCATCGATTTTGAACAGCTGCGCGAGCGCATCGCCGCCATCAAGGGATACGCCGCCGAACACCTGGACGAACTGGCCGACCAGTTCGCGAAGGCGGCCACGGCGCGCGGGGCCAAGGTTTTCCGGGCCAGCTCCCCCCAGATGGTGAAGGACTACATCGCCAGCCTGTGCCGGGAAAAGGGCGTCAAGAGCATCGTCAAATCAAAGTCCATGGCCACCGAGGAAATCCACCTGAACCAGCACCTGATGGCGCAGGGCGTCCAGGTGAACGAGACGGACCTTGGCGAGTGGATCATCCAGCTGGCCGGGCAGACTCCTTCGCACATGGTCATGCCGGCCATCCACATGACCCGCGACGAGGTTGCCGACCTCTTCAGCAAGGAAATAAACGAGCGCCTGACCAACGACATCCCGAAACTGGTCAAGGTGGCCCGCAAGGAGCTGCGCGAAAAGTTCCTCCAGGCCGACATGGGCATCTCCGGCGCCAACATGGCCATTGCCGAAACCGGCACCATCGGCATCATAACCAACGAGGGCAACGCCCGCCTGACCACCAGCCTGCCCAAGATCCACGTGGCGGTGGTTGGCCTGGAAAAGCTCATCCCCACCTGGGCCGACGCCGCCCCCATACTGGTAGCCCTGCCCAAGAGCGCCACCAGCCAGCAGCTCACCAGCTACGTGAGCTTCATCACCGGGCCCACGCCCAATGACGACGGCTCCATGAAGGACGTGCACATCATCCTCATGGACAACAAACGCACCGAGATGGCCGCCGACCCCATCTTCAAGCAGGCCCTGCAGTGCATCCGCTGCGCCTCCTGCCTGAACGTGTGCCCGGTGTACCGCCTGGTGGGCGGCCACGTGTTCGGCAAGGTCTACACGGGCGGCATAGGCACCATCCTCACCGCCTGGTTCGATGAGCTCAAAAAGAGCGAGGACATCCAGGGCCTGTGCATCCAGTGCGGCAACTGCAAGCAGGTCTGCCCCGGGCAGATCGACATTCCGGCGCTCATTCTGGAGATTCGGCGCAGGCTGGCCCAGGAAAAGGGCCAGGGAGTGGTGCAGAAGGCCATCTTCAGCGTGGTGAACAACCGCACCCTGTTCCACGCCATGCTGCGCACCGCCTCCAAGACCCAGAAACTGGTGGGGGCCAAGGAAGGATTCATCCGGCACCTGCCGTTCTTCCTCTCCGAGCTGTCCGACTTCCGCAGCCTGCCCGCCATTGCGGAAAAGCCTTTCCGCGACGTGTTCGACACCATCAAGCAGCCGGTGCTGCAAAAGAAGATCGCCTTCTACTCGGGCTGCCTCATCGACTTCGCCTACCCCGAAATGGGCGAGAAGCTGGTGAGCATTCTGAACAAGGCCGGCTACAACGTCACCTTCCCCAAGGGCCAGACCTGCTGTGGCGCTCCTGCCCGCTACAACGGCGCCTACGAGGTGGCGGCCAGCAACGCCACTGACAACGTCAACGCCTTGCTGGAAGAGGAAGTGGACTACGTGATCTCGGCCTGCCCCACCTGCACCGGGGCGCTCAAACACGAGTTCATCGAGGTGTACGAAAGCCTGGGACAGCGCGACAAGCTCCCCAAGGCGCGCCGCCTGGCCACCAAGACCGTGGACTTCTCCACCTTCGTCAAGCAGTTGGTGGACGAGGGCAAGCTTACCTTCAAGGAAGGCAAGACCCTTGGCAGGATTACCTACCACGATTCCTGCCACCTGAAGCGCACCCTGCATGCCGAGAAGGAACCCAGGGAGCTCCTGACCCAGGCCGGCTACCAGATCGACGAGATGTTCGAGTGCGACATGTGCTGCGGCATGGGCGGCTCGTATTCGCTCAAGTTCCCGGAGATCTCAAAGCCCATTCTCACCCGCAAGCTCACCAACATAAAAGCCACGGGCGCGCCCACGGTGGCCATGGACTGCCCCGGCTGCGTCATGCAGATCAAGGGCGGGTTCGACAAGGAAGGCGCCAGGGTGCAGGTGAAGCACACCGTGGAACTTCTGGACGACCTGTTGAAATAA
- a CDS encoding efflux transporter outer membrane subunit, with product MKRFGTSIVLLPLALCACVSVGPDYKRPQFDAPQNWGETARPVETAAGIEQAAWWKNLGDPVLDSLVERAVAKNLDVAQARARIAQARAEVVVVRAGALPALNAAGSTTSSYADGSVLSSTPDTSSNATVSPSTTYQGGLGVSWEIDVFGGQRRQREASRAALDASTEDFNATVLTLLGDVAKNYVELRTYQERLAIARASTKSQQENVAVTLERFKIGLISHLDVSQAQAQKSSTEADMPVLEASIKQSIHRLGILLGQEPNALKSELETVRAVPAASGVNALGLPSELLSRRPDLRKAERQLAVASANIGVAAAEQYPKFDLTMGLGLQGNVLTKFLGLANWYWSVVPAFSAPVIDAGKARAGVAKKRAVYDESLAKYHATFLTALEDVENALSAYGADEERKQSLQQAVLASEDALALARERYAKGLTSFLDVLSAEKTLYEAQENHCKSSAAVILDIITLYKALGGGWDCQEIKAVTPAA from the coding sequence ATGAAGCGCTTTGGCACAAGCATCGTCCTGCTTCCATTGGCGCTCTGCGCCTGCGTGAGCGTTGGTCCCGATTACAAGCGCCCGCAATTCGACGCCCCGCAGAATTGGGGGGAAACGGCAAGGCCCGTGGAAACGGCAGCCGGGATCGAGCAGGCCGCCTGGTGGAAGAACCTTGGAGATCCGGTTCTGGACAGCCTTGTGGAGCGGGCCGTGGCCAAAAACCTGGACGTGGCCCAGGCCAGAGCCCGCATCGCCCAGGCCAGGGCGGAAGTGGTTGTGGTCAGGGCCGGGGCTCTGCCCGCCCTGAACGCTGCCGGTTCCACCACGTCGAGCTACGCCGACGGTTCGGTGCTTTCATCCACTCCGGACACGTCATCGAATGCGACGGTTTCGCCATCCACCACATACCAGGGAGGTCTGGGAGTCAGCTGGGAGATCGACGTGTTCGGCGGCCAGCGACGCCAACGCGAGGCCTCCCGGGCAGCACTGGATGCCAGTACGGAAGACTTCAACGCCACCGTTCTGACCTTGCTTGGCGACGTGGCCAAAAACTACGTGGAGTTACGAACGTACCAGGAGCGCCTCGCCATTGCCCGGGCGTCCACCAAATCGCAACAAGAGAACGTGGCCGTCACCCTGGAACGCTTCAAGATCGGCCTCATAAGCCACCTGGACGTCTCCCAGGCCCAGGCGCAAAAGTCATCGACCGAAGCGGACATGCCCGTTCTCGAAGCGTCCATCAAGCAATCGATCCACCGTTTGGGGATACTCCTGGGCCAGGAGCCCAACGCGCTTAAGAGTGAGCTGGAAACGGTCCGAGCGGTGCCTGCGGCTTCTGGCGTGAACGCCCTGGGGCTGCCGTCGGAACTCCTCTCCCGCAGGCCGGACCTGCGCAAGGCCGAGCGCCAGCTGGCCGTGGCCTCGGCCAATATCGGGGTGGCCGCCGCCGAACAGTATCCAAAGTTCGACCTGACCATGGGGCTTGGGCTGCAAGGAAACGTGCTCACGAAGTTTTTGGGCCTGGCCAACTGGTACTGGTCCGTTGTTCCGGCCTTTTCCGCTCCGGTCATCGATGCCGGCAAGGCCCGGGCGGGCGTGGCCAAGAAGCGGGCCGTGTATGATGAGAGCCTGGCCAAATACCACGCCACCTTCCTCACCGCGCTGGAAGACGTGGAAAACGCCCTGAGCGCTTACGGCGCGGACGAGGAAAGGAAGCAAAGCCTCCAGCAGGCCGTGCTGGCCAGCGAGGACGCGCTCGCCCTGGCACGGGAACGCTACGCAAAAGGGCTCACCAGTTTCCTGGACGTTCTGTCCGCGGAAAAGACCCTCTACGAGGCCCAGGAGAACCACTGCAAATCAAGCGCCGCCGTTATCCTGGACATCATCACGCTGTACAAGGCCCTCGGCGGCGGCTGGGACTGCCAGGAGATCAAGGCGGTTACCCCCGCGGCATGA
- a CDS encoding efflux RND transporter periplasmic adaptor subunit, producing the protein MKLKHLLLPGIAAVGIAFAVAAAFSSERRHEPAQPLAQPSQAPYQHYVGGAGLVEANNNNISLGTSVAGVVSKVFVEAGNTVEPGQALFSIDDRETRAEIAVKEASLAKAQAALEEARASHKDYQTQFSLVKNVTDRRAVSVDDLEKRRNAEALAKAKVESAKAAVLSAEAELAASKTTLDRLTVRAPLSCEVLQVNIRAGEFAPTGSLSTPLMRLGRMDRMNVRVDVDENDAWRVREGTRAMAFMRGNREMKATLDFVRVEPYVTPKVSLTGGSSERVDTRVLQVIYSFDRSEFPAFVGQQLDVFIETTPPSSVASGAKQVAGGGL; encoded by the coding sequence TTGAAACTCAAACATTTGCTTCTCCCCGGAATTGCCGCCGTGGGCATCGCCTTTGCCGTGGCCGCGGCGTTCAGCTCGGAGCGCAGGCACGAACCGGCCCAGCCCCTGGCCCAACCCTCCCAGGCTCCCTACCAGCACTATGTCGGCGGAGCCGGACTGGTAGAAGCCAACAACAACAATATCTCGCTTGGAACGTCCGTTGCGGGCGTGGTGTCCAAGGTATTCGTGGAAGCCGGGAACACGGTGGAACCAGGCCAGGCCTTGTTTTCCATCGATGATCGCGAAACGCGGGCGGAGATAGCCGTCAAGGAGGCCAGCCTGGCCAAGGCCCAGGCGGCTCTGGAAGAGGCCCGGGCCTCCCACAAGGACTACCAGACGCAATTCTCCCTGGTGAAAAACGTCACCGACCGCCGGGCCGTGAGCGTGGACGACCTGGAAAAGCGCCGCAACGCGGAAGCCCTGGCCAAAGCCAAGGTGGAGAGCGCCAAGGCCGCCGTCTTGTCTGCCGAAGCCGAGCTCGCGGCCTCGAAAACCACGCTGGACCGCCTTACCGTGCGGGCGCCGCTTTCCTGCGAGGTGCTCCAGGTGAACATTCGCGCTGGAGAATTCGCCCCCACCGGGAGCCTCTCCACTCCGCTCATGCGTTTGGGACGTATGGACCGCATGAACGTGCGCGTGGACGTGGACGAGAACGATGCCTGGCGGGTGAGAGAAGGAACCAGGGCCATGGCATTCATGCGCGGCAACCGGGAGATGAAGGCCACGCTTGATTTCGTGCGGGTGGAGCCCTACGTCACCCCCAAGGTGTCGCTTACCGGCGGCAGCAGCGAACGGGTGGACACCCGCGTGCTCCAGGTGATCTACAGCTTCGACAGAAGCGAGTTTCCGGCCTTTGTCGGCCAGCAGCTGGACGTCTTCATAGAGACAACGCCCCCGTCATCCGTGGCCTCCGGAGCCAAGCAGGTCGCCGGGGGCGGGTTATGA
- a CDS encoding ABC transporter ATP-binding protein, giving the protein MGNAADTLAISCRNITKCYGSGDNSTWALRGVDLDVLPGELLMLVGPSGCGKTTLISVMAGIMDQDQGTCELLGRDMKKLSEKERLQFRGRNIGFVFQAFNLVPTLTVAENVSLPLIINGCSQKESLLRSRRCLEDVGLHGREDSRPPDLSGGQQQRVAIARALVHDPSIVVCDEPTSALDHATGKNVMDMLKSLAVRDKRTLVIVTHDSRIFDYADRMANMDDGRIESVQSKTPVQGVDS; this is encoded by the coding sequence ATGGGAAATGCTGCTGACACTTTGGCCATAAGCTGCCGCAACATAACCAAATGCTACGGGAGCGGAGACAACAGCACCTGGGCTCTTCGCGGCGTGGATCTCGACGTGCTCCCCGGAGAGCTGCTGATGCTGGTGGGACCGTCCGGCTGCGGCAAGACCACCCTGATATCGGTGATGGCCGGGATAATGGACCAGGACCAGGGAACATGCGAACTGCTCGGCCGGGACATGAAGAAGCTCTCCGAAAAAGAACGTCTTCAATTCCGGGGGCGAAACATCGGGTTCGTGTTCCAGGCCTTCAACCTGGTGCCGACGCTGACAGTGGCGGAGAACGTCTCCCTGCCGCTTATAATAAACGGTTGTTCCCAAAAGGAGTCATTGCTCCGGTCCAGGCGGTGCCTGGAGGATGTGGGCCTTCATGGCCGCGAGGATTCGCGCCCGCCGGACCTGTCCGGAGGACAGCAGCAGCGCGTGGCCATAGCACGCGCCCTGGTCCACGACCCGAGCATCGTGGTGTGCGACGAGCCCACCAGCGCCCTGGACCACGCCACCGGAAAAAACGTGATGGACATGCTCAAATCCCTGGCCGTTCGGGACAAGCGCACCCTGGTGATCGTCACCCACGACTCCAGGATATTCGACTACGCCGACCGCATGGCCAACATGGACGACGGACGCATCGAAAGCGTCCAGTCCAAGACTCCAGTTCAAGGAGTGGACTCTTGA
- a CDS encoding FtsX-like permease family protein: MLHIALKMLFGDKGKYIGIVTAIALSSIIMIQQPAILVDILSQTYGTISDISLPDIWVMDPQVQSIEDSKAMQDTLLYRVRSVQGVEWAVPFYKGGQKVRLPNGETAQCQMNGLDDATLIGGPAKLLQGNLVDLHVSDAVIVDEAGAKGRLASTPKDGGPRVPLKVGDVLEINEHRALVVGISQTTPSFMSQPVLYTTYNRAKTFALSERKLLSYVLAKAKPEERPEDVARRISAETGLKAYSSEEFKQVSLDFILHRTNILKNIGFVVLIGFVVGTAVTGQIFYNFTLENLRYFGVFKAMGATGGQLLRMILLQAFLVGFVGFGLGAGITAAFMAGTTGGMGPQPKLTWELLLGSGTAVMVIVLLAALISARKVMKLEPAVVFKG; this comes from the coding sequence ATGCTGCACATCGCGTTGAAAATGCTCTTCGGAGACAAAGGCAAATACATTGGCATCGTTACGGCCATTGCCCTGTCTTCCATCATCATGATCCAGCAGCCCGCGATCCTGGTAGACATCCTGAGCCAGACCTACGGCACCATCTCGGACATAAGCCTGCCGGACATCTGGGTGATGGACCCGCAGGTACAGTCCATCGAAGATTCCAAGGCCATGCAGGACACCCTGCTCTACCGCGTGCGAAGCGTCCAAGGCGTGGAGTGGGCCGTTCCCTTCTACAAGGGCGGCCAGAAGGTGCGCCTTCCAAATGGCGAAACCGCCCAATGCCAGATGAACGGCCTTGACGACGCCACCCTCATCGGAGGCCCGGCAAAGCTTCTCCAGGGCAATCTCGTGGATCTGCACGTGTCCGACGCGGTCATCGTTGACGAGGCCGGAGCAAAAGGCAGGCTGGCGTCAACACCTAAGGACGGAGGCCCCCGCGTGCCCCTGAAGGTGGGGGACGTCCTGGAGATAAACGAACACCGGGCCCTGGTGGTGGGGATATCGCAGACAACGCCCAGCTTCATGTCCCAGCCGGTGCTCTACACCACCTACAACCGCGCCAAGACCTTTGCGCTGAGCGAACGCAAACTCCTGAGCTACGTGCTGGCCAAGGCCAAACCCGAGGAACGCCCCGAGGACGTGGCCAGAAGAATTTCGGCGGAAACCGGCCTCAAGGCCTACTCGTCCGAAGAGTTCAAGCAGGTGTCGCTCGATTTCATTCTGCACAGGACGAACATCTTAAAGAACATCGGCTTCGTGGTGCTCATCGGCTTCGTGGTGGGCACCGCGGTCACGGGCCAGATATTTTACAACTTCACCCTGGAAAACCTTCGCTACTTCGGCGTGTTCAAAGCCATGGGCGCCACTGGCGGGCAGCTCCTGCGCATGATCCTTCTCCAGGCGTTCCTGGTGGGTTTCGTGGGGTTCGGCCTGGGCGCCGGGATCACCGCCGCCTTCATGGCCGGCACAACCGGAGGCATGGGGCCGCAGCCCAAACTCACCTGGGAGCTCCTTCTTGGAAGCGGAACGGCCGTGATGGTCATCGTTCTTCTCGCGGCCCTGATAAGCGCCCGCAAGGTGATGAAACTCGAACCAGCCGTGGTGTTCAAGGGATAA